The window GGCGCGGTGGACCACGCGGCCCATTCGACGTCTCACAGATTATGCCGAGGCCATCACGCGTGGTGAGCGGCCTCCTGTGCCAAAGCTGCACGGCAAGGAAATGAAAACGCTCGGAACCGCTTTCGAAAAAATGCGTGATACGCTGGAGAACCGTGAAAGCGTGGAACATTATGTGCAGACGCTCACGCACGAACTCAAGAGCCCGGTGGCGGCAATCCGTGGCGCGGCCGAGCTCATGCAGGAGGAAGCCATGCCGGAAGCGCAGCGCGCCCGCTTCCTGCGAAACATTCAGGTGGAGTCCCTCCGGCTGCAGGATCTGCTGGAGCGTCTCCTTTCACTCGCTGCCTTGGAGAACAAGAAGGCCCTTGATGAACCGGCCAAGGTCGATCTCAGCGCGATCGCCCGTGAAGTGTGCGACCACTTCACCGCGCCTCTCGCCCAGCGTGGACTCAAGCTCGACTGCTGGGTGCAGGACGGCGTGCACGTGCGGGGGGATGGTTTCCTGCTACAGCTGGCCTTCACCAACCTCGCGCAGAACGCGGTGGATTTTTCCCCCGATGGCGGCGCCGTTTCCATTGGATTGAAGACGGTGGATGATCGCGCCTGCCTGGTCGTGGAAGATGAAGGGCCCGGGCTGCCGGATTACGCGAAGGGACGCGTCTTTGAGCGATTCTACTCCCTTCCCCGTCCGCACAACGGAAAGAAAAGCAGCGGCCTTGGCTTGTGCTTTGTGAAGGAAGCCGCCGCGTTGCACTCGGGCACAGTGGAGTTGGAGAATCGCGATGGTGGCAAGGGCGCGCGAGCGGTGTTCAGTATTCCGGTGCGCAGTTGAGTGGGCTCGGGTGCGCAATATGGGATCACCCATCGAGTGCAGGCCTGCCTCTGAGGGTGTTTTTCAAGGCGTACCATTCACGCCACAAATCCGCGCTTGCAGTCTCCCTTCACGCACGCCACTGATTTTCACGCCTGACATGATCCGCAAATCTTCCCTACTCCTCGGTGCGCTTGGCGCATTCCTTCTGGCATCCTGCGCCTCCAGGCCCCAGGAAAACACTGGTGCGGACTACCTCGCAGGTCTCGGGAATGCTGCACCGCAGGCACCACAGTCGCTGGGTGTGGCAGAGCACACCTCGTATTGGGATGACGATGGCACCAGTGGCGCCGCCTACATCGTGGTGGACCTGCGTCGTCAGGTGGCGGAGTTCTATCGTGGCGGCCACATCATTGGGGTGGCGGCCATCTCATCTGGCGTGGAAAATCGCGCCACTCCTGCGGGCGACTACAAGATTCTGGAAAAGGACATCGACCACGAGTCCTCCTCGTATGGCATCATTGAGGACAGCTCAGGCAAGACTGTGAACGCAGACGCGACTCCCCGTACCCCGCGTCCTCCCGGCACCCGCTATGTGCCTGCACCCATGCACTACTTCATGCGCATCACCTGGGATGGCGTGGGCATGCACGAAGGTTTCCTTCCCGGATATCCCGCCAGCCACGGCTGCATCCGCATGGACCGCCGCGTGGTGCCCAAGTTCTATGAAAACGCCTACGTGGGCATGCCGGTGAAGGTGGTCCGGTAGCCGGTGCGACGGTGAGCGGTGGGACAGTACGACGGCAGGATCAGCCGATTGATCGTCAATGCGCCATGGCAGTGGCGCGTCTTTTCTTTTATTGCATAGCCTCGTGGTGTGACGAAACGGCGGGATTACCTCCCTGAACCGAAGCGTCGAGACTGCGGAAAAACCGGGACAAGCGGTACTCGACGGTGTGTTCACCCACCGTCCTACCGCTTACCGGTTCACCGGGCTACTCCCGTTCGCTTTCGTCAGCTTCTTCGGCTTCTTCTTCTTTCAGTTCTTCCAGGTTCCACTCTTCATCACAGAAGAGGAAGAACTTGTTGTGGAAGTCCTCGTTGATGCTTTCCCAGCCCATATCGGCGGACTGGTTGGGGTACTTTTTCCGCATCATCGCTTCATTGAAGTACTCCAGCCATCCGATGTTCGGTCGGATGATGTGTCCTTTGAACTTGATGTGGTCACTCTCCAAGCCTCCTTCGTCGCGAAAGCTGATGACTTCCGCCGCGTCAGGCAACTCAAGGGTGCCTTCAATCACAATCCTGATGGTCTTGGCCATGGCATTAGAGTTCTTAAAAACATCTCTCCAGGCGGGGGCGGCGGACGTGTTTTTATCAGTTGGATAATCTCCTCTGCCAGCACGGGCAAAGGCAAGTCACATCTTTTTTAAAAATCTGACAACGGCGACACTTTAGCGCAGATCCATAAGGGACGCCATCATTTTGAATAAGGATTTTGTGGGTGCATATGTGGATATCTAAAAACAGCGGTATCAGGGTTTTTGTCAAAGTTCGACTTCGACACGGGACAACGCACAATCCGTGCCCGGCAGTGCCGAAGTCTTTTCCGCGGGTTGAAACGGCAGAACCAGCGCGCTGCTATCGGGCGTGATGCAGGAATGGAAGGGCATCTTTAGCCCCGCTTTGCCACTGGCAGTGGGAGAGGGGCCTCCAGGGCTTGCTGCCGCACCCATTCGGGCATTTTAGGCTTCTCGCGGGGTTCGGGGGAAGGTGCTGCGGATTTCTGAGCAGCCGGCGTTTTCCTGGTGCCGCGCCACCGGACGAGCAGCAGCAGGCCTGCCCCACCGAGCCCGAGGCCGATCAGCCAGGCGTGCACATTCAGGAACCAGAACCGGATGGAAATCCCATGGGCGTGCAGCCAGGTGCGCGCCTCCGGGAACCAGCCGAGCACCATCGCGGCTCCGGGAATGCGATTCCAGTTCGTGTAGTAGTACCCGCTGTAATCGTACTCGGGGTAGTAGCCGGGCATGATTTGGGTGCGGTAGTAGAGCCAGTCCCCGTGTACGTCCGCCGCGCTGGCGAGCTTGCCATCGGGACGCCGGAAGGACTGGTCAAAGGCGGCGTCCAGCACCACCCAGCGACCGTTGACCTTCGCCTCCAGCACGTGGTGGTAGGCCATGATGCCATTCTTGACGAGCCCCACCTTCCGGACTGGAAAGTCCGCCGTCTGCATGGCCTTGGCCAGCACGGTCACATAGCTGGCACAGGCACCAGCAGGGCGGTTCATATGGTCTCCGGCCGACCAGAGAAGGTGGGGCGTGGTCCATTCCGTGTCTCCAAAGAAGACCGCCCGCTCCCGCACCTCGGCGTAGACGGCGTGCAGGATTTCCAGCGCCCGAGTCTCATCGGGGGCCACGCCCCCGGCGACCTTGGCCGCCTTGAGCTCCGCCACTTGCACGAGCTGGCGGAAGAGGGCGTCATCATCCCGCATGCGCTGCCAGGAAAGCAGCGCCAGCATCAGGAGGGCGCCGATGGTGGCATCCACCACAGATCGCGAGAAGACAGCGAGCTTGGGATGCCGGGAGAGCAAGCGCATGAGGCGCATTTTTACTGGCTCTAGCTATTTTACAATCGTTAAATGATTGTTCACCATGAATTGAAGGGCCATTCATGGAGTAACTTCGATGCTCCAATCTTGCCCGCGCAATTTCACTCCGCCCGGATGAGCTGGCAGACTTTGTGCGGCCTGGAAACTACCTGCCGCCCGAGGGCAAAGCACACCTTGCCAAGGCCTCCATAGTCGGTACACTCCGCCCTCTTATACTCGCCCATGTCCGCAAAGAATGCC is drawn from Roseimicrobium gellanilyticum and contains these coding sequences:
- the creC gene encoding two-component system sensor histidine kinase CreC yields the protein MSLTSRLLLGFALIAGIGFWLMMDQVLERVERQYLEAAEEPMVDMANVMAEVLARDVKRDGRIDTQSIQVAMEAAKIRIFEAKIYSHTKTQINMDVYVTDVQGKVLYDSLHPELIGTVLSKRDVNLAKVGLYGARSTRDDERDPNSSIMYVAAPIRSDGDIVGVVAVAKPQKSTFKFRDETKAWLIRTIGSLVLCMVLGSFLLARWTTRPIRRLTDYAEAITRGERPPVPKLHGKEMKTLGTAFEKMRDTLENRESVEHYVQTLTHELKSPVAAIRGAAELMQEEAMPEAQRARFLRNIQVESLRLQDLLERLLSLAALENKKALDEPAKVDLSAIAREVCDHFTAPLAQRGLKLDCWVQDGVHVRGDGFLLQLAFTNLAQNAVDFSPDGGAVSIGLKTVDDRACLVVEDEGPGLPDYAKGRVFERFYSLPRPHNGKKSSGLGLCFVKEAAALHSGTVELENRDGGKGARAVFSIPVRS
- a CDS encoding L,D-transpeptidase family protein; protein product: MIRKSSLLLGALGAFLLASCASRPQENTGADYLAGLGNAAPQAPQSLGVAEHTSYWDDDGTSGAAYIVVDLRRQVAEFYRGGHIIGVAAISSGVENRATPAGDYKILEKDIDHESSSYGIIEDSSGKTVNADATPRTPRPPGTRYVPAPMHYFMRITWDGVGMHEGFLPGYPASHGCIRMDRRVVPKFYENAYVGMPVKVVR